The Procambarus clarkii isolate CNS0578487 chromosome 57, FALCON_Pclarkii_2.0, whole genome shotgun sequence genome has a segment encoding these proteins:
- the LOC138353336 gene encoding aggrecan core protein-like yields MGFDGVYHGPDDNGEVVSCLFWIPKHEASLQGFLNHEVSLQGFLNHEASLQGFLNHEASLQGFLNHEASLQGFLYHEVSLQGFLYHEVSLQGFLNQEVSLQGFLNHDVSLQGFLNHEASLQGFLNHEASLQGFQYHEVSLQGFLYHEVSLQGFLYHEASSQGFLNHEVSLQGFLNHEVSLQGFLNHEVSLQWFLNHEVSLQGFLNHEVSLQGFLNHEVSLQGFLNHEVSLQWFLNHEVSLQGFLNHEVSLQWFLNHEVSLQGFLNHEVSLQWFLNHEVSLQGFLNHEVSLQGFLYHEVSLQGFLNHEASLQWFLYHEASLQGFLYHEVSLQGFLNHEASLQGFLYHEASLQGFLNHEASLQGFLNHEASLQGFLNHEVSLQGFLYHEVSLQGFLNHEASLQGFLYHEASLQGFLNHEASLQGFLYHEASLQGFLNHEVSLQGFLNHEVSLQGFLNHEASLQGFLNHEVSLQGFLNHEASL; encoded by the coding sequence ATGGGATTTGATGGTGTTTACCATGGGCCAGATGACAATGGTGAGGTAGTGTCATGTTTGTTCTGGATACCTAAGCATGAAGCATCATTACAGGGGTTCCTAAACCATGAAGTTTCATTACAGGGGTTCCTAAACCATGAAGCATCATTACAGGGGTTCCTAAACCATGAAGCATCATTACAGGGGTTCCTAAACCATGAAGCATCATTACAGGGGTTCCTATACCATGAAGTATCATTACAGGGGTTCCTATACCATGAAGTATCATTACAGGGGTTCCTAAACCAAGAAGTATCATTACAGGGGTTCCTAAACCATGATGTATCATTACAGGGGTTCCTAAACCATGAAGCATCATTACAGGGGTTCCTAAACCATGAAGCATCATTACAGGGGTTCCAATACCATGAAGTATCATTACAGGGGTTCCTATACCATGAAGTATCATTACAGGGGTTCCTATACCATGAAGCATCATCACAGGGGTTCCTAAACCATGAAGTATCATTACAGGGGTTCCTAAACCATGAAGTATCATTACAGGGGTTCCTAAACCATGAAGTATCATTACAGTGGTTCCTAAACCATGAAGTATCATTACAGGGGTTCCTAAACCATGAAGTATCATTACAGGGGTTCCTAAACCATGAAGTATCATTACAGGGGTTCCTAAACCATGAAGTATCATTACAGTGGTTCCTAAACCATGAAGTATCATTACAGGGGTTCCTAAACCATGAAGTATCATTACAGTGGTTCCTAAACCATGAAGTATCATTACAGGGGTTCCTAAACCATGAAGTATCATTACAGTGGTTCCTAAACCATGAAGTATCATTACAGGGGTTCCTAAACCATGAAGTATCATTACAGGGGTTCCTATACCATGAAGTATCATTACAGGGGTTCCTAAACCATGAAGCATCATTACAGTGGTTCCTATACCATGAAGCATCATTACAGGGGTTCCTATACCATGAAGTATCATTACAGGGGTTCCTAAACCATGAAGCATCATTACAGGGGTTCCTATACCATGAAGCATCATTACAGGGGTTCCTAAACCATGAAGCATCATTACAGGGGTTCCTAAACCATGAAGCATCATTACAGGGGTTCCTAAACCATGAAGTATCATTACAGGGGTTCCTATACCATGAAGTATCATTACAGGGGTTCCTAAACCATGAAGCATCATTACAGGGGTTCCTATACCATGAAGCATCATTACAGGGGTTCCTAAACCATGAAGCATCATTACAGGGGTTCCTATACCATGAAGCATCATTACAGGGGTTCCTAAACCATGAAGTATCATTACAGGGGTTCCTAAACCATGAAGTATCATTACAGGGGTTCCTAAACCATGAAGCATCATTACAGGGGTTCCTAAACCATGAAGTATCATTACAGGGGTTCCTAAACCATGAAGCATCATTATAG